Proteins encoded in a region of the Paenibacillus sp. E222 genome:
- a CDS encoding YitT family protein, translated as MKKRITDILFIMAGAFLFALAVNLFVIPNDLAEGGVTGITIILYYLFEWSPGLMNLLLNGILLIVGYKFLDRTTTVYTIIAVVFNSLFLHLTESWTIASDELWINTIFGGLFAGLGIGLIVRVGGTTAGTVILARLANKYLDWNISYGLLFFDLIVAFSSFFIIGPQGLMCTIVMLFIGTKTMEFIIEGLNPKKAVTIISTKQDAIAQQVIEKMDRGVTVLSGHGYYTKNPKEILYIVISKQEVPMLKKIVRAEDEIAFITIHDVRDVFGEGFIELSKS; from the coding sequence ATGAAGAAAAGAATAACGGATATTCTATTTATTATGGCGGGTGCATTTCTGTTTGCACTTGCAGTGAACCTGTTCGTCATCCCGAATGATCTGGCTGAAGGCGGCGTTACGGGCATTACAATTATTTTGTATTACCTTTTTGAATGGTCTCCAGGACTGATGAACTTGCTCCTGAATGGTATTCTGCTGATTGTGGGGTACAAGTTTCTGGACAGAACCACAACGGTGTATACCATTATTGCGGTGGTGTTCAACTCGTTGTTCCTGCACCTGACCGAGAGCTGGACGATTGCATCGGACGAGCTCTGGATCAATACCATTTTTGGTGGATTATTTGCCGGTCTGGGTATCGGCTTGATTGTTAGAGTAGGCGGCACTACGGCGGGAACGGTTATTCTGGCCCGACTTGCCAACAAATATCTGGATTGGAACATCAGTTATGGGCTGTTATTCTTCGATCTGATCGTGGCGTTCTCGTCGTTCTTCATTATCGGGCCGCAAGGGTTGATGTGTACGATTGTCATGCTGTTCATCGGCACGAAAACGATGGAGTTCATTATTGAAGGGCTCAATCCAAAAAAAGCAGTCACCATTATATCTACGAAACAGGATGCCATTGCTCAACAGGTCATTGAGAAGATGGATCGGGGAGTCACCGTCCTGTCTGGTCATGGCTATTATACGAAGAACCCGAAAGAGATCTTATATATTGTCATTAGCAAACAAGAAGTTCCAATGCTCAAGAAGATTGTGCGAGCGGAGGATGAAATTGCTTTCATAACGATCCATGATGTGCGTGACGTATTTGGTGAAGGGTTCATTGAGTTGTCCAAATCGTAA
- a CDS encoding fatty acid desaturase — translation MSRTKEMALKKEVTPYEKNNLRLSIQQLVNSILPLLLLWAAAYYSLSVSYWLTFPIALVASGFVLRTFIIFHDCCHGSFFKSKRANDILGTITGVLTLTPYLQWKNEHSIHHATSGNLDKRGVGDIWVMTVEEYKAASPWGRLFYRIYRNPFVMFGIGPIYVFLFAYRFNRKGARRKERMNTHLTTVLIVALYASMCWLIGWQAFVLVQAPVFFFSGFFGIWLFYVQHQFEDTYFENEDEWSYVKAAVEGSSYYKLPKLLQWISGNIGFHHVHHLSPRVPNYYLEEAHNATPPLQKATTITLRSSLAALRFRLWDEESKQFVSFREIKNLTRKPYVQPPIRVNNQASLTEKP, via the coding sequence ATGAGCAGAACCAAAGAAATGGCCCTTAAAAAAGAAGTAACCCCTTATGAGAAAAATAATCTTCGCCTGAGTATTCAACAATTAGTGAATTCCATACTGCCATTATTATTATTATGGGCCGCAGCGTACTATAGCTTGTCCGTGTCCTACTGGTTGACATTTCCGATAGCCCTCGTAGCCTCGGGATTTGTTCTTCGAACGTTTATCATCTTCCATGACTGCTGTCATGGTTCATTCTTTAAGAGCAAACGTGCCAACGACATTCTCGGCACCATTACAGGTGTATTAACGCTCACACCGTACCTGCAATGGAAAAACGAGCATTCCATTCACCACGCAACCAGCGGCAATCTGGACAAACGTGGAGTTGGCGATATCTGGGTGATGACAGTTGAGGAATACAAAGCCGCTTCCCCTTGGGGTCGTTTGTTCTACCGGATTTATCGTAATCCGTTTGTCATGTTCGGTATTGGACCCATCTATGTGTTCCTTTTTGCCTACCGCTTTAACCGTAAAGGCGCAAGACGCAAAGAACGTATGAATACTCACCTGACTACAGTGTTGATCGTAGCGCTCTACGCCTCCATGTGCTGGTTGATCGGCTGGCAGGCTTTTGTTCTGGTGCAGGCACCCGTCTTTTTCTTCTCCGGCTTCTTCGGCATCTGGCTGTTCTACGTACAGCATCAATTTGAAGATACGTACTTTGAAAATGAAGATGAGTGGAGTTATGTGAAGGCTGCTGTAGAAGGTAGTTCATATTATAAATTGCCTAAACTGCTGCAATGGATCAGTGGCAATATCGGGTTCCACCATGTGCATCACTTGAGCCCACGTGTACCCAACTATTATTTGGAAGAAGCCCATAACGCAACACCGCCATTGCAGAAGGCTACAACGATTACGCTGCGTTCCAGTCTGGCTGCCCTGCGATTCCGTCTGTGGGACGAAGAATCCAAGCAATTTGTCAGTTTCAGAGAGATCAAAAACTTAACTCGCAAGCCTTACGTTCAACCGCCTATTCGAGTAAACAACCAAGCGAGTCTGACAGAGAAGCCTTAA